The Mobula hypostoma unplaced genomic scaffold, sMobHyp1.1 scaffold_36, whole genome shotgun sequence genome window below encodes:
- the LOC134341620 gene encoding zinc finger protein 229-like: protein MAHQRVHTGEWPFTCSDCGKGFTCSSQLKVHQRVHTGERPFTCSDCGKGFTQSSKLKAHQRVHTGERPFTCSDCGKGFTESFHLLRHQSVHTGEWPFTCSECGKGFACSSKLKVHQGVHTGERPFTCSFCGKGFTLSSQLLRHQSAHIGKWPFTCSVCGKGFIFSSQLKVHQRVHTGERPFTCSDCGKGFFQSSHLQEHRLVHSGERSFICSVCGKGFTRLSQLQRHQRVHTGERPFTCSVCGKGFTWLSQLHKHQRVHTR, encoded by the coding sequence atggctcaccagcgagttcacaccggggagtggccgttcacctgctcagactgtgggaagggattcacttgctcatctcaactgaaggtacatcagcgagttcacactggggagaggccattcacctgctcagactgtgggaagggattcactcagtcatctaaactgaaggcacatcaacgagttcacactggggagaggccgttcacctgctcagactgtgggaagggattcactgagtcatttcatctactgagacaccagtcagttcacaccggagagtggccattcacctgctctgaatgtgggaagggattcgcttgctcatctaaactgaaggtacatcagggagttcacactggggagaggccattcacctgctcattctgtgggaagggattcactttatcatctcagctactgagacaccagtcagccCACATAGGGAaatggccgttcacctgctcagtctgtgggaaaggattcattttctcatctcaactgaaggtacatcagagagttcacactggggagaggccattcacctgttcagactgtgggaaaggattctttcagtcatcccacCTTCAAGAACACCGGTTAGTTCACAGTGGGGAGCGGTCGTTCATCTGCTCagtatgtgggaagggattcactcggttatctcaactacagagacaccagcgagttcacacaggggagaggccattcacctgctccgtgtgtgggaagggattcacttggttaTCCCAACTACAtaaacaccagcgagttcacactaggTAG